One part of the Triplophysa rosa linkage group LG5, Trosa_1v2, whole genome shotgun sequence genome encodes these proteins:
- the wdr33 gene encoding pre-mRNA 3' end processing protein WDR33, which translates to MATDIGSPPRFFHMPRFQHQAPRQLFYKRPDFAQQQAMQQLTFDGKRMRKAVNRKTIDYNPSVIRYLENRLWQRDHRDFRAIQPDAGYYNDLVPPVGMLSNPMNAVTTKFVRTSTNKVKCPVFVVRWTPEGRRLVTGASSGEFTLWNGLTFNFETILQAHDSPVRAMTWSHNDMWMLTADHGGYVKYWQSNMNNVKMFQAHKEAIREASFSPTDNKFATCSDDGTVRIWDFLRCHEERILRGHGADVKCVDWHPFKGLVVSGSKDSQQPIKFWDPKTGQSLATLHAHKNTVMEVKWNLNGNWLLTASRDHLCKLFDIRNLKEELQVFRGHKKEATAVAWHPVHEGMFASGGSDGSLLFWHAGVEKEVGGMEMAHEGMIWSLAWHPLGHILCSGSNDHTSKFWTRNRPGDKMRDRYNLNLLPGMSEDGVEYDDLEPNSIAAIPGMGIPEQLKAAMEQEQIGKETVTESEMSIPGLDWGMEEVMQKDLKRAPTKKVPYAKPIPAQFQQAWAENKVPAMPPGEVPKERKDEKKVDGKKKTQAEIEQEMAALQYTNPMLLEQLKIERMAQLQEQGMPPAGQSGPMPPFPGQGGPMPPPPQGFPQSMPPQQMSHNMPPPGPGGMPGPFIPPGQMGPQGPPMHQGPPPQGMMGPPDMHGPPRHPGPHRNMGPQGPPGMPSGPRGMQGPPPGPGGPPGGMMGPPPRGQGPPQGGMMHQDMRGPVPHGNIMGPQGPMSGGMMGPPPRTHGNMQGMGNMHGMGPPPGGMHGPPNNMQGPPGNIQGPPPYMQGKPPHMGDGSRGQFNKGQNSGPQSMMHGMGQQGPNTKGDGSRGPPNHHMGPPPERQGPGGPGQGSDGGQYWGEEGGYQEGWRRGPGDPRSHRGGSGSQWESQEMFSSHDEEYMGHDGYDGYEGSGEEFEQRPRRPPHGDESYRRGGISGRGGMGGYQDEYGGDESFDSQEEMGQGWGGRGRPRGGPPRGGHDGYRDGQRPDHSMHDSPSPASRERSSSLQGMDMASLPPRKRPWHDGPGTGDMDSPSTGPDDRGAGRPPTRDDGGYGPPSRGGRGGWGRGGPPNRPPRGVMRGGRGR; encoded by the exons atggcaacagatATCGGCTCTCCTCCCCGATTCTTCCACATGCCTCGATTTCAGCACCAGGCACCTCGGCAGCTCTTCTACAAGAGGCCAGACTTTGCCCAGCAGCAGGCCATGCAACAGCTCACTTTTGATGGCAAGCGCATGAGGAAAGCTGTTAACCGCAAGACCATCGATTATAATCCCTCTGTCATCAGATATCTGGAG AACCGATTGTGGCAGCGAGATCATAGAGATTTCCGTGCTATTCAACCAGATGCAGGCTACTACAATGAT CTTGTACCTCCGGTTGGTATGCTTAGTAACCCTATGAATGCTGTTACGACAAAGTTTGTCAGAACCTCCACCAACAAAGTCAAATGCCCTGTGTTTGTTGTGCGG TGGACCCCTGAAGGCAGACGACTTGTCACCGGTGCCTCCAGTGGGGAATTTACTTTGTGGAATGGGCTCACCTTTAACTTTGAGACAATTCTGCAG GCTCATGACAGCCCTGTTAGAGCAATGACCTGGTCTCACAATGACATGTGGATGTTGACTGCCGACCACGGAGGTTACGTGAAATACTGGCAGTCCAACATGAATAACGTCAAGATGTTCCAGGCTCACAAGGAGGCGATTAGAGAGGCCAG TTTCTCTCCTACGGATAATAAATTTGCCACTTGCTCTGATGATGGAACTGTACGCATCTGGGACTTTCTGCGCTGTCACGAGGAAAGAATTCTGAGAG GTCACGGAGCAGATGTGAAGTGTGTTGACTGGCATCCCTTTAAGGGCTTGGTGGTATCTGGCAGCAAAGACAGCCAACAACCTATCAAATTCTGGGACCCCAAGACTGGACAGAGTTTGGCAACACT ACACGCTCATAAAAACACAGTCATGGAAGTGAAGTGGAACCTCAATGGCAATTGGTTGTTGACGGCATCACGTGACCATTTATGCAAACTGTTTGACATTCGCAACCTGAAGGAGGAGCTGCAAGTTTTTAGAGGACACAAGAAAGAAGCCACag CTGTAGCTTGGCACCCGGTTCATGAAGGCATGTTTGCCAGTGGAGGATCTGACGGATCTTTGCTATTCTGGCATGCAGG TGTGGAAAAGGAGGTGGGAGGGATGGAGATGGCTCATGAAGGAATGATCTGGAGTCTGGCCTGGCATCCGCTTGGTCATATCTTATGTTCAGGGTCTAATGACCACACCAG CAAATTTTGGACCAGGAATCGGCCGGGCGACAAGATGCGGGATAGATACAATCTAAACTTGTTGCCAGGGATGTCAGAGGATGGGGTGGAGTATG ATGACTTGGAGCCCAACAGTATTGCAGCCATTCCTGGCATGGGGATCCCAGAACAACTGAAGGCTGCCATGGAACAAGAACAAATTG GTAAAGAGACTGTGACAGAGTCTGAGATGAGCATCCCAGGACTGGATTGGGGAATGGAGGAGGTCATGCAGAAGGACCTGAAAAGGGCTCCAACCAAAAAAGTTCCCTATGCAAAACCCATTCCAGCTCAGTTTCAACAG GCTTGGGCAGAGAATAAAGTTCCAGCGATGCCTCCCGGAGAGGTTCCAAAGGAAAGGAAGGATGAGAAAAAAGTGGATGGCAAGAAAAAGACTCAAGCAGAGATTGAGCAGGAAATGGCTGCCCTCCAGTATACAAACCCTATGCTGCTGGAG CAACTAAAGATCGAAAGAATGGCACAGTTGCAGGAACAGGGAATGCCTCCTGCTGGCCAGTCAGGACCAATGCCTCCCTTTCCCGGACAGGGTGGTCCGATGCCCCCTCCCCCACAAGGCTTTCCTCAGTCGATGCCCCCCCAACAAATGTCTCACAACATGCCTCCACCTGGCCCTGGTGGAATGCCTGGTCCATTTATACCTCCAGGTCAAATGGGTCCACAAGGACCTCCCATGCACCAGGGTCCCCCTCCACAGGGCATGATGGGACCTCCAGACATGCACGGACCCCCACGTCATCCTGGCCCTCACAGGAACATGGGACCCCAAGGTCCTCCTGGCATGCCATCTGGCCCCAGAGGCATGCAGGGTCCTCCCCCAGGTCCTGGTGGACCTCCTGGTGGTATGATGGGACCACCACCGCGAGGACAGGGACCACCACAGGGAGGTATGATGCATCAGGATATGAGGGGTCCCGTGCCTCATGGAAACATAATGGGCCCTCAGGGTCCCATGTCAGGGGGTATGATGGGACCTCCGCCCAGGACTCATGGGAATATGCAGGGCATGGGAAATATGCATGGGATGGGGCCTCCTCCAGGTGGTATGCATGGACCACCAAACAACATGCAGGGTCCCCCAGGAAACATACAGGGCCCTCCACCATATATGCAAGGCAAACCACCACACATGGGTGATGGAAGCAGAGGACAGTTCAATAAG GGACAGAATTCTGGGCCTCAATCAATGATGCATGGCATGGGACAGCAGGGCCCCAACACCAAAG GAGATGGATCTCGAGGACCACCTAACCATCATATGGGACCTCCACCAGAGCGACAAGGCCCAGGAGGACCAGGTCAGGGCTCTGATGGGGGGCAGTACTGGGGTGAAGAGGGGGGTTATCAAGAGGGCTGGAGAAGAGGTCCTGGAGATCCCAGGAGCCATAGAGGAGGCTCAGGAAGCCAATGGGAAAGCCAGGAAATGTTCTCCTCTCATGATGAAGAGTATATGGGACACGACGG GTATGATGGGTATGAAGGCTCTGGTGAAGAGTTTGAACAGAGACCGAGACGGCCACCACATGGTGATGAGTc GTACAGGAGGGGTGGCATAAGCGGGCGTGGTGGAATGGGAGGCTATCAAGATGAGTATGGTGGAGATGAAAGCTTCGATTCTCAAGAAGAAATGGGCCAAGGTTGGGGTGGAAGAGGCAGACCACGTGGCGGGCCACCAAGAGGGG GTCATGATGGCTATCGGGATGGTCAGCGGCCAGACCATAGTATGCATGATAGTCCCTCGCCAGCAAGTAGGGAGCGTTCCTCATCTCTACAGGGTATGGATATGGCATCATTGCCACCACGCAAACGGCCATGGCATGACGGCCCAGGCACAGGAGACATGGACTCTCCCAGCACGGGACCCGACGACAGAGGAGCAG GTCGACCACCAACAAGAGATGACGGTGGATATGGGCCCCCATCACGGGGAGGACGAGGTGGCTGGGGCCGTGGTGGGCCCCCTAACAGGCCTCCACGCGGTGTTATGAGGGGAGGTCGAGGCCGGTAG
- the sft2d3 gene encoding vesicle transport protein SFT2C yields the protein MAELNRQLQEYLAQSKSGAKTISESSSSTILDIDEPATVPGSWFGRWSSPISSNSRGASSAQSSSSGFSWPWSSEPDPCLPGMSRSQRLIGFGTCIFFSALCFGLSALYAPLLLLKARKFALLWSLGSVFALVGAAILRGPSKLISTPTPGAAVYLCSLVGTLYAALSLHSTLLTALGACLQIGAIVGYTVALLPGGSAGMRFVGGMAASAIKRTVSGKTMPI from the coding sequence ATGGCTGAATTAAACAGACAACTACAGGAATATTTGGCCCAGTCTAAAAGCGGCGCGAAGACGATATCAGAGTCCAGTTCCAGCACCATCTTAGACATCGATGAACCCGCTACGGTTCCAGGCAGCTGGTTCGGTAGGTGGTCCAGTCCGATCTCCAGTAACAGTCGAGGAGCGTCATCAGCCCAGAGCTCCAGCAGCGGCTTCTCTTGGCCGTGGTCATCAGAACCGGACCCATGTTTACCGGGCATGAGTCGATCCCAGCGACTGATCGGGTTCGGGACGTGTATTTTCTTCTCCGCACTGTGCTTTGGATTGTCGGCGCTTTACGCTCCGTTGTTGTTGCTGAAGGCGCGTAAGTTCGCGCTGTTGTGGTCACTCGGCTCCGTGTTCGCGCTTGTCGGTGCGGCTATACTTCGGGGACCCAGTAAACTCATCTCGACTCCCACGCCGGGAGCCGCGGTGTATTTGTGCTCTCTGGTGGGTACCCTGTACGCGGCCCTGAGCCTCCACAGCACGCTGCTCACCGCTCTCGGAGCCTGCCTTCAGATTGGTGCTATCGTGGGATACACCGTGGCTTTGCTGCCTGGTGGGAGCGCTGGGATGAGATTTGTGGGTGGCATGGCTGCGTCGGCTATTAAAAGAACCGTGTCCGGTAAGACAATGCCGATATGA
- the dusp28 gene encoding dual specificity phosphatase 28: MLQLCTVTDCLLISNARSACNDELIQKEAVTFCINVSKQQPFPSSRVSTLRVPVYDDPNEDLYKYFDRCADAIASEAQRGGRTIVYCKNGCSRSATVCVAYLMKHQGLILTDAFQVVKSARPVVEPNPGFWTQLERYEQELKIQRSASRRSNPSSL; the protein is encoded by the exons ATGCTGCAATTGTGCACAGTTACTGACTGTCTATTGATCAGTAATGCACGGTCAGCCTGTAATGATGAACTGATCCAGAAGGAGGCGGTCACTTTCTGTATCAATGTGTCTAAGCAGCAGCCCTTTCCCTCTTCACGGGTCAGCACTTTGCGTGTGCCCGTCTATGATGACCCTAATGAAGACCTGTACAAATATTTTGACCGCTGTGCTGATGCCATAGCAAGCGAGGCTCAGAGGGGTGGCCGCACCATTGTGTACTGCAAGAATGGATGCAGTCGCTCAGCTACTGTCTGTGTGGCCTATTTAATGAAGCACCAAGGACTCATTTTAACAGATGCCTTTCAG GTCGTGAAAAGTGCCCGGCCAGTGGTGGAACCTAACCCAGGATTTTGGACTCAGTTGGAGCGATATGAACAGGAGCTGAAGATCCAGAGGTCAGCCAGCAGAAGATCCAATCCTTCTTCACTTTAA